From a region of the Syngnathus scovelli strain Florida chromosome 19, RoL_Ssco_1.2, whole genome shotgun sequence genome:
- the LOC125986525 gene encoding uncharacterized protein: MLAMESGGNFSLSGKAVIIEANLRDDYYWKLVADFIGPQMGEGLDLDRDLCKNRFLIQSGLMREDNNFPWISIIDWLKKIFPAYHSADFRCLIERGIAATLSLAGEARRVFLDSYVNFNFVGPICDSIGVERDHLLKMKDFSERAQSIEVTNGLIMELNNFVIREKVSPINLVTWLSNFNPQYCKDGNIQKAYSVLKLKLKKLKMCRLSSQTRSHRRNFVMENWLQSPFELVKSKDHHKTFVKKRIQSPPHEKVLCKEEYDVYEISPGVESEQNPSLRVVRKDVPVCCGDDANDDKVLPSLLDVAMLSVQKLSSIHGGQTKNCKKISSDLLRNQYALTCKKHPAMVDFEKTLNSVGEQASLAPPVVFLHHNANFLVDVHETVEQQLMAFENEITQSRGDKLGRDGNPLFKKVLSFSESATSRFIHMATDMLIPGKGALLSYKKHWMAFCAEKENPSRLVRKPSTLFSSYFEAAAGLTHHHNEVALFFSDMLALTNDQSPNVLLESVVADSSDSVIQSIVCVLAIIYCKVMGPYWQLLTSTGEYSLYSQYLLCLYQKCLEWSKDPSTLMVPEKVTNVFLQLALQDQLYPGVYHYCDDLHTNRDLIRVCLKRMIKVITGVAEKHLMDFLPGGRYAKVPSADLNIQLLNCKFYILMAEYPYSQSQKQKRCSAHSDSSEDLSSSDFEEPSSQQALNTDGGAQWAKGRGRPKMAKRSVNVSPECTDLDYISAIVDRNGGACRTQQDVDKLMLRLANDNRKTKREAVRCEIAYQKMVLGNTDPMLNFNFRNVTEMVMKLKLSLPRVKPGYSIVLAPRKTAVMKRLHQRVGDHSQAIPSPNIV; this comes from the exons ATG CTGGCAATGGAATCTGGAGGCAATTTCTCTCTTTCCGGGAAAGCAGTTATAATTGAAGCAAATTTGA GAGATGATTATTATTGGAAGTTGGTGGCAGACTTCATTGGCCCTCAAATGGGGGAAGGCTTGGATCTTGACAGAGACCTTTGCAAGAACAGATTCCTCATTCAAAGTGGACTCATGAGAGAGGACAATAACTTCCCGTGGATTTCCATCATCGATTGGCTGAAGAAGATTTTCCCAGCTTACCATTCGGCGGACTTTCGGTGCTTGATCGAAAGAGGCATCGCTGCCACCTTGAGCTTGGCGGGCGAGGCCAGGCGTGTTTTTCTGGACTCGTATGTGAACTTTAACTTTGTGGGGCCCATATGTGATAGCATTGGTGTCGAACGAGACCatcttttaaaaatgaaagactTTTCTGAGCGCGCGCAGTCCATTGAGGTCACCAACGGTTTAATTATGGAGCTGAACAACTTTGTGATAAGGGAGAAAGTTTCCCCCATTAACTTGGTCACCTGGCTGAGTAACTTCAACCCGCAATACTGCAAAGATGGCAACATTCAAAAAGCTTACAGTGTTCTGAAGCTTAAGCTCAAAAAGTTAAAGATGTGCCGCCTCAGTTCTCAAACGAGAAGTCACAGGCGGAACTTTGTGATGGAGAACTGGCTTCAAAGTCCGTTTGAGCTGGTAAAGTCCAAAGACCACCACAAAACCTTTGTCAAAAAGCGCATACAGTCACCCCCCCACGAAAAAGTGTTGTGCAAGGAGGAATACGACGTCTACGAAATTTCTCCCGGTGTGGAGTCGGAGCAGAATCCTTCACTTCGAGTCGTCAGGAAAGACGTGCCGGTCTGCTGTGGCGACGACGCCAATGACGACAAAGTGTTGCCGTCTCTCCTGGACGTGGCCATGTTGTCTGTCCAGAAGCTGTCGAGCATACACGGCGGGCAAACCAAAAATTGCAAGAAGATTTCCTCGGACCTCCTCAGAAATCAATATGCGTTAACGTGCAAGAAGCACCCCGCCATGGTGGACTTTGAGAAAACACTTAACTCGGTCGGTGAGCAGGCCTCGCTGGCCCCCCCGGTGGTCTTCTTGCACCACAACGCCAACTTCTTGGTGGATGTACACGAGACAGTGGAGCAGCAACTCATGGCCTTCGAGAACGAGATCACCCAGTCGCGGGGTGACAAGCTGGGTCGAGACGGGAACCCGCTTTTTAAGAAAGTGCTCAGCTTCAGCGAGAGCGCCACCTCCCGCTTTATCCACATGGCCACGGACATGCTGATCCCCGGCAAGGGGGCTTTGCTGAGCTACAAGAAACACTGGATGGCCTTCTGCGCGGAGAAAGAAAATCCATCCAGGCTCGTCAGAAAGCCGTCGACGCTGTTTAGCAGTTACTTTGAGGCGGCTGCAGGCCTCACTCACCACCACAACGAGGTGGCGCTCTTCTTCTCCGACATGCTGGCACTCACCAACGACCAGAGCCCCAACGTTCTCCTGGAGAGCGTGGTCGCTGACTCCAGCGATTCTGTCATCCAGAGCATTGTGTGCGTTCTTGCAATCATCTACTGCAAAGTGATGGGGCCCTACTGGCAGCTTCTAACCAGCACAGGCGAGTATTCCCTCTACAGCCAGTACCTACTCTGCCTCTACCAGAAGTGTCTCGAATGGTCCAAAGACCCGTCCACTCTGATGGTGCCCGAGAAGGTCACCAATGTCTTCCTGCAGCTTGCGCTGCAAGACCAGCTGTACCCCGGCGTGTACCACTACTGTGACGATTTGCACACCAACAGGGACCTCATCAGGGTCTGCTTGAAAAGGATGATCAAGGTGATTACTGGCGTCGCCGAAAAGCACCTGATGGACTTCCTGCCGGGAGGCCGTTATGCCAAAGTGCCATCAGCTGATTTGAACATACAGCTGCTGAACTGCAAGTTCTACATCCTGATGGCCGAATATCCCTACAGCCAGTCGCAAAAACAGAAACGATGCTCCGCGCATTCGGACAGCTCGGAGGACTTGAGCTCATCTGACTTTGAAGAGCCTTCTAGCCAGCAAGCTCTCAACACTGACGGCGGAGCACAATGGGCCAAAGGTCGAGGACGACCAAAGATGGCTAAACGTTCAGTGAACGTCTCTCCAGAGTGCACGGACTTGGACTACATCAGCGCCATCGTGGATCGGAACGGGGGGGCGTGCCGCACCCAGCAGGACGTGGACAAGCTAATGCTGCGCTTGGCCAACGACAACAGGAAGACAAAGCGGGAGGCCGTCCGCTGTGAGATTGCATACCAGAAAATGGTGCTGGGCAACACGGACCCCATGCTCAATTTCAATTTCCGCAACGTCACTGAAATGGTGATGAAGCTAAAGCTCTCGCTGCCCCGCGTCAAGCCGGGCTACTCCATTGTGTTGGCGCCACGCAAGACCGCCGTGATGAAGCGTTTGCATCAGAGAGTGGGGGACCATTCCCAAGCCATCCCAAGCCCGAACATTGTCTAA
- the fbxl6 gene encoding F-box/LRR-repeat protein 6, which translates to MASAEGAVEDVVASLSTQENHEPNPLNASRKRNTTKLKKQKAKRKRTKVKRMEQPRYTVHEGEDMLLVISSTTSQDRSATWVPKIKKKKVGKIKNVEKEDTPPVFAATPHDRRWGQNLPEEVLVNIFKMVVMEDGAVPFLCRVGRVCRLWNIAAATPILWRKVSVGHCWIAPGEHQNPERQRRIKNTFDWLTQSRFSQLRDFSLHHWTENVDYAVDVVSQFCSHLSSLTLSYCTGLTEAGFQSLGLHGHSLRSLNLQYTKFQEAGLLTYLDDHGAQIHQIKFTHRPKCDRLSFISRGCCPNLEMLEVNTKLDSQDNEMTVSIQALQRACPKLKTFRMLNVCPVFKNTNSSNGAESSLGFPLLEELCIATASYTYINDKQLRDILFGSPRLRVLDLRGCSRITSAGLEALPCLELECLFWAQYFTSHMSTLSLNTGLHALTQKWSHTLRQLDVANQPFSQEDLEAAMFHLAQANHTDTLRSLNLSGTKITAGALRLLIGQTSALDYLNLSSCRDLPRGVKRIYRGQEEIRQLLDKLECS; encoded by the exons ATGGCGTCTGCTGAAGGGGCTGTTGAAGATGTTGTGGCTTCCCTATCCACTCAGGAAAATCATGAACCAAATCCGCTAAATGCTTCACGAAAGAGAAACACCACTAagctcaaaaaacaaaaagcaaaaaggAAAAGGACCAAGGTGAAGAGAATGGAGCAGCCCAGATACACGGTCCACGAGGGCGAGGACATGCTCCTCGTCATATCCAGCACCACTTCGCAGGACCGCAGCGCCACATGGGTCcccaagataaaaaagaaaaaggtaggAAAGATAAAGAATGTCGAAAAAGAGGACACGCCGCCTGTGTTTGCGGCGACGCCACACGACCGCAGATGGGGGCAAAATCTTCCTGAGGAGGTTCTGGTCAATATTTTCAAGATGGTGGTCATGGAAGATGGTGCCGTGCCCTTTCTGTGCAG GGTAGGAAGGGTGTGCCGCTTGTGGAACATCGCCGCCGCCACTCCTATCCTGTGGCGGAAAGTCTCCGTCGGTCACTGCTGGATCGCACCGGGCGAACATCAGAACCCAGAAAGACAGAGACGGATTAAAAACACATTCGACTGGCTAACGCAGAGCAG ATTCTCTCAGCTACGAGATTTCTCCCTCCATCATTGGACTGAGAATGTGGACTATGCAGTCGAT GTTGTGTCGCAGTTCTGCTCTCACCTGAGCTCGCTCACGCTCTCCTACTGTACTGGCCTAACGGAGGCGGGCTTCCAGAGTTTGGGCCTGCACGGCCACTCACTGCGTAGCTTAAACCTACAGTACACGAAG TTTCAAGAGGCTGGTCTTCTCACTTACCTGGATGATCACGGTGCACAAATCCACCAGATTAAATTCACCCACAGACCAAAGTGTGACCGACTTTCCTTCATCTCT AGGGGATGCTGTCCCAATTTGGAGATGCTGGAGGTTAACACAAAGCTGGACAGTCAAGACAACGAAATGACTGTTTCTATCCAAGCGCTACAGAGAGCTTGCCCTAAACTTAAG ACGTTCCGGATGCTGAACGTCTGCCCGGTGTTCAAGAATACTAATAGTAGTAATGGTGCTGAATCATCTCTTGGCTTCCCTCTACTGGAGGAGCTGTGTATTGCCACTGCGTCGTACACCTACATAAACGACAAACAGTTGCGGGACATACTCTTTGGCTCCCCCCGGCTGCGGGTGCTGGACCTGCGTGGCTGCTCACGCATTACATCTGCGGGTCTGGAGGCTTTACCTTGTCTTG AACTGGAGTGCCTCTTCTGGGCTCAGTATTTCACCAGCCACATGAGCACATTGTCCCTGAATACGGGCCTCCATGCCCTGACGCAGAAGTGGAGTCACACGTTGCGGCAGCTGGATGTGGCCAATCAGCCTTTTTCTCAGGAGGACTTGGAGGCGGCCATGTTTCACCTGGCCCAGGCCAACCACACAGACACCCTGCGGTCACTCAACCTGAGTGGGACCAAAATCACGGCAGGTGCCCTGAG GCTTCTCATCGGCCAAACATCAGCACTAGACTACCTCAACCTGTCCTCCTGTCGGGATCTACCCAGAGGAGTAAAACGAATTTATCGCGGACAAGAGGAAATTCGCCAGTTGCTGGACAAATTGGAATGCAGTTAA
- the slc52a3-2a gene encoding riboflavin transporter 2, with the protein MSALTHLLACLFGMGSWVAINGLWVELPVILSQIPEGWYLPSYLSVLIQMANVGPLFVTLMHRFRPGVLSETAVIYVIVSLGAAATFLLGFFWKETVVVAGAPRSVALLLLAFFLATVDCTSSVTFLPFMMRLKPQYLTTYYIGEGVSGLLPALVALVQGVGVVHCIDDASEQNATDSLPTLRAQQQPANFSAEVFFFFLSAMMLLCLLAFLLLNHHPAVAREKTKSQYGSEVKDKTWVAKSTATESRRASRQKSGFGLGTYSRMQVLYIFVVLAWANALTNAVLPSVQSYSCIPYGNTAYHLSATMSAAANPLACFVATFFPMRSLRLMGSLTLVGSGVGAFIMSMAALSPCPLLVNNTWGGIVMVLAWIIFVLTLSYVKVIIGVILRDEGHSALVWCGAVVQLGSLLGAITMFPMVSVYNLFASGDPCNTRCP; encoded by the exons ATGTCCGCGCTCACCCACCTGCTGGCGTGCCTTTTCGGCATGGGGTCCTGGGTGGCCATCAACGGTCTGTGGGTGGAGCTTCCCGTGATCCTCTCCCAGATTCCAGAGGGCTGGTACCTGCCGTCGTACCTCTCAGTTCTCATCCAGATGGCCAACGTTGGGCCGCTCTTCGTCACGCTGATGCACCGTTTCCGGCCGGGAGTCCTCAGCGAGACGGCGGTGATTTACGTCATCGTCTCCTTGGGTGCGGCGGCCACGTTCCTGTTGGGTTTCTTCTGGAAGGAGACGGTGGTTGTGGCAGGGGCGCCTCGCAGCGTGGCCTTGCTCCTCCTCGCCTTCTTCCTCGCCACGGTGGACTGCACCTCCTCGGTGACCTTCCTTCCCTTCATGATGCGCCTCAAGCCCCAGTACCTGACAACTTACTATATCGGCGAGGGCGTGAGCGGCCTCCTGCCGGCGCTCGTGGCGCTCGTCCAGGGCGTCGGCGTGGTCCACTGCATAGACGACGCCTccgaacaaaacgcaacagacAGTTTACCCACGTTGCGGGCTCAACAGCAGCCGGCTAACTTCTCAGCGGAggtgttcttcttcttcctgaGCGCCATGATGTTGCTATGCCTGCTTGCCTTCCTTCTGCTCAACCATCACCCCGCCGTTGCCAGGGAGAAGACCAAAAGCCAGTACGGCAGTGAGGTCAAGGACAAGACCTGGGTGGCAAAGAGCACCGCAACGGAGTCGCGCAGAGCCTCAAGACAAAAAAGTGGATTTGGCCTTGGCACTTACAGCCGGATGCAGGTGTTGTACATCTTTGTAGTCCTGGCGTGGGCCAACGCTCTGACCAACGCGGTGCTtccgtcggtgcagtcgtactcTTGCATACCGTACGGAAACACCGCCTACCACCTGTCTGCCACCATGTCGGCGGCGGCCAACCCTCTGGCCTGCTTCGTTGCCACCTTTTTCCCCATGAG ATCTTTGCGGTTGATGGGGTCGCTCACATTGGTGGGCAGCGGCGTGGGCGCTTTTATAATGAGCATGGCTGCCCTGAGCCCGTGTCCTCTGCTCGTGAACAACACCTGGGGCGGCATCGTCATG GTGCTGGCGTGGATCATCTTCGTCCTCACTCTGTCCTACGTCAAGGTGATCATCGGCGTGATCCTTCGCGACGAGGGTCATAGCGCTCTCGTGTGGTGTGGGGCGGTGGTGCAGCTGGGCTCCCTGCTGGGCGCCATCACCATGTTCCCTATGGTCAGCGTTTACAACCTTTTTGCATCAGGCGATCCTTGCAACACCCGATGTCCGTAA
- the slc52a2 gene encoding solute carrier family 52, riboflavin transporter, member 2, translating to MSAGWWSSNAVTHGLMALFAMGSWISVNSLWVELPVIVSVLPEGWNLPAYLSVLIALGNIGPVAVTVTHHCAPGRLNERLVIHCIQALALVAAALLAIFWARTTVVAGQLHSLPFLLLTFVLSLVCCTSNVTFLPFMFRYPPQYIRTFFVGQGLSALFPCVVALGQGVGQLECPVVNGTVQPHYLKENFPAQNFFWFLFVMLSVSALSFLALTCRPMASNGAALPPSDTSRGSYASIETAAKSGGDEANPIQNGSSPSSREDLRQEEVPPAAPFWTLHNGYLLALLAVSNALTNGVLPSVQSFTCLPYSTMTFHLSVVLGNIANPLACFLAMFVILRSFPRLGVLSLAGGVFAVYLLVLASHSPCPPLQGTTAGVVLVVASWILFTGLFSYLKVVIGTLLHEAGHAGLLWCGIAIQVGSLTGALAMFPLVNIYNVFQRGQDCVDACH from the exons ATGTCGGCCGGCTGGTGGAGCAGCAATGCGGTGACCCACGGCCTTATGGCACTGTTCGCAATGGGCTCGTGGATTTCCGTCAACAGTTTGTGGGTCGAGCTCCCGGTCATCGTAAGCGTGCTGCCCGAAG GTTGGAATTTACCGGCCTACCTCTCAGTCTTGATTGCGTTGGGCAACATTGGTCCAGTGGCGGTAACCGTGACGCATCACTGCGCGCCAGGCCGCCTCAATGAGCGCCTGGTCATCCACTGCATCCAGGCGCTGGCGCTGGTGGCGGCGGCGCTGCTCGCCATCTTCTGGGCGCGCACGACAGTGGTGGCAGGACAGCTGCACTCGCTGCCCTTCCTGCTTCTCACCTTCGTGCTGTCGCTCGTGTGCTGCACGTCCAACGTTACATTCCTGCCCTTCATGTTCCGCTACCCGCCGCAGTACATCCGCACTTTCTTCGTCGGGCAGGGCCTGAGTGCGTTGTTCCCGTGCGTGGTGGCGCTGGGGCAGGGCGTGGGCCAGCTGGAGTGCCCTGTCGTCAATGGCACCGTGCAGCCGCACTACCTCAAGGAGAACTTCCCGGCACAGAACTTCTTCTGGTTCTTGTTCGTCATGCTGTCGGTTTCCGCGCTGAGCTTCCTGGCGTTGACGTGCCGACCGATGGCGTCGAACGGAGCTGCGCTGCCCCCATCTGACACCTCACGGGGTTCCTATGCAAGTATTGAAA CAGCGGCCAAGAGTGGGGGCGACGAGGCGAACCCGATCCAGAACGGCAGCTCGCCGTCGTCCCGGGAGGACTTGCGCCAAGAAGAGGTGCCGCCCGCTGCGCCGTTTTGGACGCTGCACAACGGCTACCTCCTGGCGCTGCTGGCTGTCTCCAACGCGCTCACCAACGGCGTCCTGCCGTCCGTCCAGAGCTTCACTTGTTTGCCTTACAGCACCATGACCTTCCACCTCTCAGTGGTCCTCGGCAACATCGCCAACCCCCTGGCCTGCTTTCTGGCCATGTTCGTCATTCTGAG GTCCTTTCCGCGTCTGGGTGTCTTGTCTTTGGCCGGCGGGGTCTTCGCGGTGTACCTGTTGGTTCTGGCTTCCCACAGTCCGTGTCCTCCTCTGCAGGGGACGACAGCCGGTGTGGTCTTAGTG GTGGCCTCCTGGATCCTGTTCACAGGCCTCTTCTCCTACCTGAAGGTGGTGATCGGCACGCTGCTGCATGAAGCGGGCCACGCCGGCCTGCTGTGGTGCGGCATCGCCATTCAAGTGGGCTCGCTGACGGGCGCTCTCGCCATGTTCCCCCTGGTCAACATTTATAACGTCTTTCAGCGGGGGCAGGACTGCGTCGACGCATGCCATTAA